Proteins from a single region of Choristoneura fumiferana chromosome 27, NRCan_CFum_1, whole genome shotgun sequence:
- the LOC141443404 gene encoding uncharacterized protein isoform X1: MDVLWKENNIFYNVLCVLITENEKLFDRSDARLYWKTVFHMAVIFHHGYVVNFAAGINLDGEFKEIRMLKMFRAAYLTGWNFSFQTTFLCLALTYDVLQWLDKEGGKFGQKIKYFRDIVFNGLVFPFTCFVHFMFWALYFIDRELVFPTVYDQILPWWLNHCVHTNIIIVLIIETILTSRRYPTDVKVETIIYVFINIFYAVVFYSIYFFAGCWLYGVFGVMNWWQVCIYQCGISLSAYLFYHSAFFFNRLIHGPENTEQITATTNGDVESKNVKEFNGNEMRIACVENIQIGDTPKLLKDNVMVKNGSNGEKANGEEFNGEKSNGEKLNEDSKVSENGHNDKNGKDWRSFEENGNGVENGAFEKSWSTKYRTSRNEFDNSSL, encoded by the exons ATGGATGTGTTATGGAAAGAGAACAATATTTTCTATAACGTCCTATGTGTTTTGATAACAGAAAATGAGAAACTTTTTGACAGAAGTGATGCCAGGTTATACTGGAAGACTGTTTTTCACATGGCAGTGATATTCCACCACGGTTATGTGGTCAATTTCGCCGCTGGCATCAATTTGGACGGTGAATTTAAAGAGATACGGATGCTGAAGATGTTCAGAGCGGCGTATCTTACTGGATGgaatttt TCGTTCCAGACTACGTTTCTCTGTCTCGCTCTGACGTACGACGTGCTTCAATGGTTAGACAAGGAGGGCGGCAAATTCGGCCAGAAGATTAAATACTTCAGGGACATCGTGTTCAATGGACTTGTATTCCCGTTTACTTGT TTCGTCCACTTCATGTTCTGGGCACTCTACTTCATCGACCGGGAACTGGTCTTCCCCACGGTCTACGACCAGATCCTGCCCTGGTGGCTGAACCACTGCGTCCACACCAACATCATCATTGTCCTCATCATCGAGACCATACTCACCAGCAGACGGTATCCTACTGACGTCAAGGTCGAGACGATCATCTATGTCTTCATTAATATCTTCTATGCTGTGGT TTTCTATTCAATCTACTTCTTCGCTGGCTGCTGGTTGTATGGCGTCTTTGGCGTCATGAATTGGTGGCAAGTCTGCATCTACCAATGCGGAATATCTCTTTCCGCATATCTGTTCTACCATAGTGCCTTCTTCTTCAACCGTCTCATCCATGGCCCTGAAAATACTGAGCAAATAACTGCAACGACCAATGGAGATGTTGAATCTAAAAATGTCAAGGAATTTAATGGAAACGAAATGAGGATAGCTTGTGTAGAAAATATACAGATTGGGGATACTCCGAAACTTTTGAAGGACAATGTTATGGTTAAAAATGGAAGCAATGGAGAGAAAGCTAATGGAGAGGAATTCAATGGAGAGAAATCAAATGGAGAAAAGCTAAATGAAGACAGTAAAGTTAGTGAAAATGGCCATAACGATAAGAATGGAAAAGATTGGAGATCGTTTGAAGAAAATGGAAATGGAGTAGAAAATGGAGCGTTTGAAAAATCATGGAGTACAAAATATAGAACTAGTCGGAATGAGTTTGATAATTCCAGTTTGTAA
- the LOC141443404 gene encoding androgen-dependent TFPI-regulating protein-like isoform X5, with protein sequence MNSEMRNLFLFMPGYATNWNFSFQTTFLCLALTYDVLQWLDKEGGKFGQKIKYFRDIVFNGLVFPFTCFVHFMFWALYFIDRELVFPTVYDQILPWWLNHCVHTNIIIVLIIETILTSRRYPTDVKVETIIYVFINIFYAVVFYSIYFFAGCWLYGVFGVMNWWQVCIYQCGISLSAYLFYHSAFFFNRLIHGPENTEQITATTNGDVESKNVKEFNGNEMRIACVENIQIGDTPKLLKDNVMVKNGSNGEKANGEEFNGEKSNGEKLNEDSKVSENGHNDKNGKDWRSFEENGNGVENGAFEKSWSTKYRTSRNEFDNSSL encoded by the exons TCGTTCCAGACTACGTTTCTCTGTCTCGCTCTGACGTACGACGTGCTTCAATGGTTAGACAAGGAGGGCGGCAAATTCGGCCAGAAGATTAAATACTTCAGGGACATCGTGTTCAATGGACTTGTATTCCCGTTTACTTGT TTCGTCCACTTCATGTTCTGGGCACTCTACTTCATCGACCGGGAACTGGTCTTCCCCACGGTCTACGACCAGATCCTGCCCTGGTGGCTGAACCACTGCGTCCACACCAACATCATCATTGTCCTCATCATCGAGACCATACTCACCAGCAGACGGTATCCTACTGACGTCAAGGTCGAGACGATCATCTATGTCTTCATTAATATCTTCTATGCTGTGGT TTTCTATTCAATCTACTTCTTCGCTGGCTGCTGGTTGTATGGCGTCTTTGGCGTCATGAATTGGTGGCAAGTCTGCATCTACCAATGCGGAATATCTCTTTCCGCATATCTGTTCTACCATAGTGCCTTCTTCTTCAACCGTCTCATCCATGGCCCTGAAAATACTGAGCAAATAACTGCAACGACCAATGGAGATGTTGAATCTAAAAATGTCAAGGAATTTAATGGAAACGAAATGAGGATAGCTTGTGTAGAAAATATACAGATTGGGGATACTCCGAAACTTTTGAAGGACAATGTTATGGTTAAAAATGGAAGCAATGGAGAGAAAGCTAATGGAGAGGAATTCAATGGAGAGAAATCAAATGGAGAAAAGCTAAATGAAGACAGTAAAGTTAGTGAAAATGGCCATAACGATAAGAATGGAAAAGATTGGAGATCGTTTGAAGAAAATGGAAATGGAGTAGAAAATGGAGCGTTTGAAAAATCATGGAGTACAAAATATAGAACTAGTCGGAATGAGTTTGATAATTCCAGTTTGTAA